ACGAGAACCAGGAAGATTTATTCACTGTGAAATATGATATGCTGACTTTCTTGAATTTTTATTCAGTGAAAATATTTTCAggttgaaaaatgaaaaactttgATAACCCTGCACAGTTATCAAAACATTGTCTAAaaatgagcatcatttaaatctGTTCACAGCAGCTTCAAATCATGTTTCCACTCTGAGAACGATCCTCCatctttttgtttcttgttaCAGGAACAAACTTAAATCTCAGCTTCTTCTCTCAGGCAGGGAAACGGTTTCAAAGagcatttttattgtgttttttttccttcacacaTGTTCAGTGGTCTGTTTGGACTCATTCAGGTCAGATAAAATCTGCAGGAAAAGGTCAGAAAACTTCTTTCATCTTTTACggccacagaaaacaaaaaattgaAGAATTAAAGAAAATTAATAGAAAAAATTCAGGACTGATCTTTCAAAATTTATAAGAAATGAACAAGAAAAGTCACAAAAAACattgttaaatgttaaactaATGCGTGATCTGGTTTAAACTGCAGCAACAGACTGAAGATTTTCCTTCACTGTAGGAAAAGTTCAAAGTTTCACAGATCGGAGAGGAAACATCTGACTCTGCAGCTCCATGGAAATCATTTCTCTCCTTGGTTTCATAACACTGTTTGTTATAACATTCATTCAGCTGTAGCTGATCAACAAGTCCTGAACACTATCGGGCAGATTATTGATCGTCTATAATCTATAGTAATTTGTCTTTTCTTTATCACatacagtgtttgtgttgtcaCTTGGTTCAGTCAGTGTCAGTAATTATACTGTAACAGCTGATCTGTAGATGAGGATTAATTTATACTGTTCAAACCTCACAGAACAAGTTTGATCTACAAACAGCTGAacctgaagataaaacacattcaCTCTTTGCGATACTGTAAAATACGAGACACTGAACTCAAGAATAACttaataaattatataaaaagtgaTTTCTGACATAAATCAGGCAGATAATTTCTGCTTTTCAAATTTAAGAATTTAAACTCTTACACTGAGCAACTTAAATAATCACAGTCCCCGATTccatccctgggacacacaaaccgcTCCACTACGAAAAGGTAGCAATTTGCGGAGGGGGTCATAGGATCATGTCATGTGACAGTGAGATTTAACAGCTCAGTTATAAAACACCTTTCTGATGTTTTCTATAGATcagaaaaccaacaacaacaacagaaaccaTAGCAGAAACTAAGAGACCAACTATTAGTCCAACAGATCCATCGTCTTTCCCTCCtgcctccttccctccatcctctgtgtgtcctcctgtctgacctgcaggtgagaaacaggtgtgaggtgtcagctgtcaggtaggtgatgagtgaagaacagaacagaatccatttcctcttcaaactgctgtcagacattatctagcAGTTATGCTGTTTTCTGCAGAGGATGACGATGAAACGGTTCATTGTCAAATATTAGAGTGAAATCGTGGATCCTTCTGAAGTGATGGTGTCTGTTTTCAGATCATTTGTCTTTGTGTTCAGCAGCAGAACATTCAGAGTTCAGAAAGCTCTCAGACATTTCAGTCTTTGGTTCTGCATTAGGACGATGTGAATCCAGACTCTGTTTATATCGTCTGTAgcgcacaacaacaacaacaacaacagcagcagcagcagcagcagcaacaacaataaCCCCAACTGACAGACCAACTTTCAGAACAGAtccatcctccttccctccatcctccttccctccatcctctgtgtctcctcctgtctgacctgcaggtgagaaacaggtgtgaggtgtcagctgtcaggtaggtgatgagtgaagaacagaacagaatccatttcctcttcaaactgctgtcagacattatctactgcactctgatcacatcactcagaccagctgctttctacaaagtctcatcaacaacatctttagaaacaaacatcaacaaccaggaagcagcttcacctctgatcacacacacactcaactctactcactcacctggaggatcaacactcAGGGTGATGATGTTGATGAGCTTCAAACTGTCTCCGTCTTTCTGGACAttacactcgtatgttccagtatcattaatcgtcacatatttcagaatcaaagacacgtctccatccttcatctttttgtcctgcagatccacccggttcttaaaataTGGATGCTGGTGATGTGGATCAAAGTGTCCGTCTCGGTACAAAAGGACATATACTTCTTCCTTCAGGTCAGCTTTCTTCCACTCTATAAttatgatgttgttgtttggagctcgacatgtcagagtgacgttctgtccagactttgctgtgatgt
The window above is part of the Oreochromis niloticus isolate F11D_XX unplaced genomic scaffold, O_niloticus_UMD_NMBU tig00000409_pilon, whole genome shotgun sequence genome. Proteins encoded here:
- the LOC109200211 gene encoding coxsackievirus and adenovirus receptor homolog yields the protein MSAVTASLCSTLLFVGLFVFVSADQKNITAKSGQNVTLTCRAPNNNIIIIEWKKADLKEEVYVLLYRDGHFDPHHQHPYFKNRVDLQDKKMKDGDVSLILKYVTINDTGTYECNVQKDGDSLKLINIITLSVDPPGE